The Terriglobus roseus sequence TCGCCCGCATGCGGTGCGAGGATGCCCCCGTGGGCGATGATGCGATGTTGCAGCCGGTCATTCAGCTTGGCCCGTCGATCGACGGCGATGCTGCTACCACCTGCACCGACGATCGTCTCCAGTAACTCAGCCATGTAGGTTGTCCGTAAATGCAGTCTCGAAGGCACGTTGGTGCATGCGACTGCTACGCCGTCATTCTAACAAAGCGGCGCCAATCCCTCTGTGAACACGTGTGCTAAGTGGCTCGCGTTGACGGTCTTGATTCGCCATTGAGATGACATGCCGCATTCTGACCCGTCTCTTCTAGCCTAGGAAGAACTGCCGTCTCCCGGATGGCAGAAGGAGCCGCAGCGTGAAGCCACAGATCGCCCTCGCACTCATCGTCGCCGCAGCAATGCCGGCATTTGGTCAGCAGACCGGCGTGTCCCATCCGCCCGAAGCATCGGTTGCAGATGTGCCGATTCCCGCTCCAGCAGCAAAACCTTCCGCCGCAATTCCGATGACCCCGCCCGCAAATTCTGCTTCTGCGACAGAACAATACGGCGAATACAGGCCCTATGTTGGGCCCGGCGTTTCGTTGCGGCCACGCGTGGAAGAGAAGGTCGACCCGGATGCAGGCATTGTCGGAGATGTGCCGCGCCGCTCCGACGAACTGGCGGTCAACACGCTCATGCACATCCGCCTGAATTCGGCCATTGCAACTGAGACCACCCAGCCAAACACGCCGTTCACCGCAGAACTCACGGAAAACATTCTGAATGAAGGACGCATTGTGCTGCCGGCTGGATCCACGGTTGAGGGCCGCATTACGCAGGTTCGCGGTGGTCGCCGCATTCATGGGACAGCCTTGATCCATCTCGAAGTCCAGACCATTGTGCTGCCGGACGGATCACGGAAACTCATGCGCGCCATGGTCATCGATTCCGACCGCACCGCAGATACGCGCATCGACGAAGAGGGCAACATCCTCCGTAAGGATCATGTCGGCACAACGCTTGCAGCGATGTCTCTAACGACCGGTGGGGCAGCCGCAGCGGGTGGCGTCATCGGCGGCGCGCCCGGTGCACTAATCGGCGCCGGTGTCGGCGCCGGCTTGAGCACCGCGTGGTGGTTGAAGCAGGATCGTCAGGCACGCGTGCCAGAAGGCACCATGCTGGTCATCAGCCTTACGGAGCCCATGCCAATCGGCGCAGCAGCAAGACAGCCTGAGTTCTCAGAGCGGTCCGCTCCGGTTTTGGAGCGGCGGCCTGCCACTGTGAACGCTGAAGCCGAACCTGTGACAAGACCCTATGTCGCTCCACAGGCATTCGTTCCGACGAACTAAAGCAAAATATCCAGGATTTACAGCAGCGCGAACTCTAGTCGACTTCCATGCCGAAGCGCGAGAGTTCGCGCTTCTGCATGTTGTAGTCGACCAGGAAGCCCAGGCCGATACACAGGCTGATGACTCCGGCGGCAGGGACGATCAGTGTTGGCCGAATCTGCAGAATGGCGAAGAGAAGCAGACCGAAGATACCCACACCAATGCCCATCGAGATGAGTACGATGGCGGTGCGACGCGCGTTGCCGAGACTGCGCAGAGGGTCACGGACCTTTTTCTCCTCTTCCGTTGCGCTGCGCATCATGCGTTCAATGTCTGCCAATGGCACACCCCGGTTCAGCATGGAGATGCGCTCCTGCGAACGCAGTTCCTTGTTGCGGATCTCGGAATAAATACCGGCGATGCCGAGGCCCAGAATCATGACACAGCCTGCGACGGGGACGACGAATGGACTAGAAAACAGATCGCTCATGTTGTTTTCCCTTTCGCCGGCGTTAGACAGAATCCTCTGTGTAAAGTTTCAGACCGCTGTATGAAACTTATGACGGGCTACGAGGTCTTACCTCACCTTGACGGATTCAAACAGCTTCGAGGCCTTCGTTGCAGAGCACCAGGACATGGTGTTCCGGATGCTGGTGCGTCTGACAGGAACGCGGGAACATGTGGACGATTTGGCACAGGACGTCTTCCTTCGGCTCTATCGCGCACTCCCCTCCTTCCGCGGTGAGGCGCTGCTGACCACCTATCTGCATCGCATCGTCGTGAATGTGGCGCAGGACGAATGGAAACGCCGTAAGCGGGACGCGCGCGAAAGTTCGCTTTCAGACGACATCAGCGGATGGGAAGACCGTTTGCATCATCCGTCCGCGAGTGCTGAAGTGCAACTGACCACGTTGGAACTTCAGCAGCGCGTTGAAGACGAGCTCTCAAAACTGACCGCTATCGAGCGATCTGTGCTTGTGCTCTACCACCAGGAAGAGCGAAGCTATCAGCAGATCGCCGAGTCACTGCGATTGCCCATCGGTACGGTGCGAACACATCTGCATCGTGGTCGCAACAAGCTTCGATCCGCATTGGCCCGGGATGCCGGAACCCCATCAACCAAGTTAGCGCAGACAGGAGGCAGGTCTTGAACGAACAGGATGAACTGACGCAACGGATCACGACCGCTCTTGAAGCGAAACCTCCCGTGACTGCTCCGGCTGACTTTGCCATACGACTGATGGCACGACTGCCGGAACAGCCGCCGGCACGGGTGCTACCCGCCGTGCAGGAGCCATCGCACTATGGCCGGCTTGTCACGCTGATCATGCTTACGCTCATGATGGTGGCGATGGTCTACGCAGCTGCATTCCTTGGTCGATCCAGCGCGTGGAATATTGCAGAAGACGTTCTGTTCCTGCAATTCGGCGCGCTCACGCTGTGGTTCGTCCTGTCGCAACGCCGTGTCTCTTAGAGCAGAAAGCGAACTTCCAGCTAGTGCTGCACCTGGCCGAGCAGTCGCTTCCAGTTCTTGCTGTTGCGCTTGAAGGTCTTCTTCAGGTCCGTCAGGATCAGTTCGAAGTCTGCATTGCCTTGCAGCCGCGACCACGCCGGATTCTTTGAGAACCAGGGATAGTTTTCGTTCCCTAAATACACCGCACGACGCAGCCAGTGGAGTGCCTCCACCGCCTCGCCATCGACAGCGAAGTAGGTGGCAAGCCGGTAAGCCATTTCGCTGTCAGCCTCAGCCGCTGCGAGTGTCTCATCCACGATGAACGTGGAACCCTTGGCTCGATCGCCGAGCTGCACATAGCACATGGCGATGGTCGGATAGACGATGCGCATCGTCTTGTCTTCAGCAATAACCTCTTCCAGCGCAGCGATGGCCCGCTCCAACTGGCCCACACGCATGAACTGGTAGCCGCGCGTGATGCGCAAGCGTGTATGCCCCGGCTCTAAGGTCAGCCCCTTGGACACTTCGTCCTCGGCTAACTCCAGTTGGCCCTGGTACTGAAACACTCGTGCACGATCGTTGTAGATCGCCGCAGCGTCCGATGGATTGAGCCGGAGGGCCACCTGAAACTCCGCCAGTGCGGCCTCATACTGGCCGTCGCTGCGCAGCGTCATACCGGCGATGCGACGCACATTCCAGTCATTCCCAGCGGTCTGCAGCAGGTGTGCGATGCCGTGACGAGCACTCTCTTTTTCTCCGCGCGAAAGAAGCATATACACGCGGTAGAGATTCGCCTCGACCGAGCCGGGATCGATTGCGAGTGCACGATCCAGTGCGCGCCGTGTTTCGATCAGGTGCATCTGGCCACCAAGTCCATGGCGGACATACTGGAGATGCGTCACTCCCAGACCGGTCCATGCGGGTGCATAGGAGGGATCCCGTTGCGAGACGCGGCCGAAGAGCTCCTTCGCACGGTCAAGATCGTCCGCGCTGCCACGGCGGAACATGAACGAGTTCAACAGCGCGCGTGCTTGCAGATACTCCTCGGACAGTTCCTGCTCTAACGGCCTGGAATCCTCTTCCTGTTCCAGTTCCTTCGTGCGTGACGCGATGCGGACCGTTGCCGTGCCGCGTAGTGCGCCGAAAATCTCCGTGCTGATCTCGTTTTGTACCGCGACAAGATCAAACGAATTCACATTGATGGAGCCACCCGCGCGCACGGACTGCGCCGGCACATCGAGCATCTGCCAGTTCAAGTCGAAGCCCTGATCGCTGCGCAGGAAGCTGCCGGCTACGACATATTCCACACGCAGCTTCTGACCGATGCTGAGCGGATCGAGCTGGCGCGCATTCAAATTCATCAATGTGCTGGACGGACGGACGACGATACTCTGCATGCGCGCCAGCCGCGCGCTGATGGCATCGGCAAGCGCGTAGCCATAGAGAGGGGCGGCGTCTGCCGGCCCCATGTTGAGGAAAGGCAAAACCACGATGGTGTTGTGTTGCTGGTTGCCGCCGCTCTCCCGAAATCGTTCCGCGAGCATGGAGAGTATGCCGGTCGAGCGCTTCTCCTGCTCTGGAGTTTGAAACTCAAGGTGATTTCTTGAAGGCATGTTCAGCCCCGGCGACATCACGGCGTCAAGCTGCTTCGCCATCAGGATGGTGCGCAGGCTCTCACGCAGTTCCGCGGCCGAAGAGAAGCGTGACGCAGGCTGTTTTTCCAGGCAATGCAGGATGGTGCTCTCAAGTTCAATCGGCGTTTCCGGAGCGAGCTCGCCGATGGATGGCGGCTCTTCAAACTGGATGGCGCGGATGCTTTGAAAATCCGGCGCATCCGGCCGATGGAAAGGATGCCTACCGGTGAGCAACTCATACAGCACAACGCCGACAGCGAAGATATCGCTCTGTACGGACGACTGCCCTGTTACGAATTGCTCCGGCGCCATATACGCCAGCGTGCCGCCTCGAGCCGTGTACTTGGCATCTGCTGGAATGCGACGCTCGGTATTCACGGTCGGGTCGAACTCGACCTCTTCCATGTTGATGCGTCGAGCCAAACCGAAGTCAAGAATCTTTGCGAGGCCGCCGTCCGTCAGGATGATGTTGGCTGGCTTCAGATCTCGATGGAAGATTCCGAGTGAATGCGCCGCGGCGAGTCCGTCGGCCACCTGAATTCCAACGGAGAGAACGAGCTCCAGGCTGGCAGGACCATTGTCGATGAGCCGATCCAGGGGTTTGCCTGGGATGTACTGCATGACGATGAAAGCTTCATCGCCCGCCTCGCCCACTTCATAGATACCGCAGACATTGGGATGTTCGATGGCTGAGGCAAGCCGGGCCTCGCGCAGATACGTCATGCGCATCTGTTCCAGAGTCAGCGAGCCACGCTGAAGGAGCTTGAGTACTACGGGCCGCTGCAACTCACTATCGTTCGCCAGCCACACGACACCACTGCCGCCCGTGCCCAGCTTCCGGATCAGCTCGTAGTGTTCAATGACGCGGTGCTTCATGCCTCCATTATCGCAGGAGGAGATTGCACAGATTGTGACAGAGCCCTAACTGCGTTTGAATATCGGGCAGCGGTTCGTTTCGCGCAGCTGGCTCTAGTGGCGGTTGATACGGGCAGCCTCAGCCTCGTCACGCTCCCAGGTACGCGGATGTGTTGGGTCGTTCTGCCAACGTGCTCGACGGCCCAAGAAGAACATCATGGCGCCAAATAAGGCCATGACGCCACCCCACAACACATTGATGTTCTGCCCCAGTGACTGCGCGTAGATAGGGCTGTTCCACGTGATCGCGCCATAGCCGAGCATGAGAGCGCCGATCGAAAGAAACATCAGGCCAAGTGGAATACGAAGATCGAGACCCATGACTGCTCCTTGGGGATTGGTTCGTTTTGCTAACCGCTCGTTATGCGAAGACCAGGTTCAGGAGCAGCAGGATTGCGAGCACACCGATGCCGAGCGTCATTGGTCGGCTATACCACGGCAGATGATGCTCGACTGGCTTCGGCGTCAGCGAATAGACGAGGCCGACCAACTCTTCTTCCAGCCTCGCCTTGGTGAGGAGACTGACAAGGATTGTGACCAGCAGGTTCACCGAGAAGGCGAAGATTGCCGTCCAGAAATTCTGCGCCATGTCACTGGGATAGCTATGGACATGGGCGATCCAACCGCCGTGGATGCCGGGCGCATCGCCAACCGGGAGTGTCAGGCCGTGATGCAGCAACGCGGCGGTCGTTCCGCTGATGAGGCCTGCAAACGCTGCATGCCCTGTCGTCCGCTTCCAGAACATCCCAAGCAGAAAAGTCGCGAAGAGCGGCGCATTCACCAGTGAGAACACCAGTTGCAGAGTGTCCATGATGTTGTTGAAGCCGGTGACAAGATACGCCGCACCGACACTCAGAATCACACCTCCGACTGTGGCCCACCGGCCCATCTTGAGGTAGTGCGCATCCGTAGCATTTTTGTTGAGGTAACTCTGATAGATGTCGTAAGTCCACACGGCATTAAACGCAGTGACATTACCCGCCATGCCCGACATAAAGCTGGCAAGCAACGCGGTCAGGCCAAGGCCAAGAATTCCCGTCGGGTAGTAGTGCAACAGAAGCGTCGGGATGGCGAGGTCGTAGTTGTAGACCGGTTGGCCCTTGCTGTCGGTCTGGAGTGTGCCGGTACGCGGATCCATCTTGACCGGGATCATGCCCTGCGACGAATTGATCGTTGTGCCGTTCACGTGCGAGATCACGGTCGGCGTCGCCACGGCGATCAATCCCGGCAGGATGACAAGGAACGGAAAGACCATCTTCGGGATCGCTGCGATCAGCGGTACCTTCCGGGCACTCTCTTCACTGTCCGCTGCCATGGCGCGCTGAACCACGAGGAAGTCAGTGCACCAGTAACCAAAACTAAGTACGAACCCAAGCCCCATTGTGAGTCCGAACCACTCCACGCCCAAAGGGTTCGTGTTTGCGTGGCTCATTCCTCGCCATGAATGCATGTAGGTCTCGGGCAAGCGCGTCTGCAGGCCATGCCAGCCGCCGATGTTGCGCAGGCCCAGGTACACCAGCGGGAGGAAGCCGGCAACAATCAGGAAGAACTGGAGCACTTCGTTGTAGATCGCGCTCGTTAGACCACCAAGGAAGATGTACGCCAACACAATCACCGCGCTGATGAGCACGGAGACGTGGAAGACATACTGATCCGGCACGATGCCGTGGAAGATGCCCAGCGCCTGGATCAGCAATGCCATGGCATACATGCTGATACCGGATGAGAAGAGCGTCATGATGCCGAAGGAGACAGCGTTCAATGCGCGCGTCTTTTCGTCGAAACGCATGCGCAGGTACTCGGGCACACTGCGGGCTTTCGAGCCGTAATAGAAGGGCATCATGAAGATGCCTACAAAGACCATCGCCGGCACGGCGCCAATCCAGTAGAAGTGGCTGGTGGCCAGGCCATACTTCGCGCCGGATGCCCCCATACCGATGACCTCCTGCGCGCCCAGGTTTGCGGACAGAAAAGCAAGGCCGCAGACCCATGCCGGGATGGAACGTCCCGCCAGGAAAAAGTCATTGCTGGTACGCATGTAGCGCTTCAGTGCAACGCCGATGCCGAGCACAAATACGAGGTAGACGGCCATAATCAGCCAGTCGACAGTGCCAAGGTGGGTGCTCAAGTGGTGGCTTCTCCCAAATCCGCTTACTTAGTTTGTGCCGTCAGAAGTTCGCACCCAGCCTAGCCCCTCCCACTTGAGTTCGTCTATCTGCATGAAAAACAGCCGGATCGTAGAGCAAGCTAGCCGCAAAGCGCCTTCGGATATTTTTCTTGCAAAACTTTGCGTATCTCGTGGGCAGCGCATCGTGAAACATCCGCATCCAAAAGCGCGAAAGACCCAAAAAAGCGCGAAATACTTAAACGCCGTTGGAGAATAGCCCGGCAGGCCAAACCTGGCCCCTGAGGATTCGAGGAAGAATGCAACGCACTGTTTTGTTGATTGACGATAATGCCATCCAGGCTGCCACACGCCAGACGATTCTGAAGAGAGCCGGCTACTTCGTCATCCCTGCCCTGAATGCCGAACGCGCCCTGCAGCAGTTTCGTGAGAATGACTTTCCGTCCGAAATCAACATGGTCATCACAGACCACATCATGCCGAATATGAGCGGCGCCGAATTCGTACGCGAACTGCGCACCTTCCGTCCGGAACTGCCAGTCATGGTCATCAGCGGCCTGGAAGACGCCGAAGAGGAATATCAGGGCATGAACGTGCTCTTTCGCCTGAAGCCTCTTCTGCCCGACAATCTGCTGGCATCAGTGGACCGCCTTATTCGTCCGGACGCAGCCTGACACCCCTCTTTAAGCCTCACCAACACCGATGATCGCACTAAGGTTTGCCCACGGCCTCTCCACCTGAGAGAATGGCTACGCGTTCCCGTTTGCGGGCCGCGGTAAACCCATGTCCCATCCAATGCCCCAGTTCGGCAGTTTCGCGCTTCTTCTGGCACTCTGCCTGTCCGCTTACACGTTCTTTGCAGGATCGCTGGCACTCTTCGCCATGCAGCGCGGGTTGCAGCTGCGCGTCTCCGCGGAACGACTGGCGGAGACGGCTCGGCGTGCCGGGCTGGGCAGCTTTATCGCAGTTCTTTGCGCCGCGATTGCCCTCACCTGGGCGGCATTCACGAACGACTTCTCAGTCGAGTACATTCGAGAACATAGCAACATCGCCCTCCACCCGGCTTACAAGTTTTCCGCCTTGTGGAGTGGTCAGGAAGGTTCCCTTCTTCTCTGGTCCTTTCTCACCGCGGGCTACGCCTTCGTGCTGCGTCTGCGCCACAGGACGGATGTTCGTCTTTTCGCCTATGCATCCGTCATCCTCGCGGCAATCCAGATATTCTTTCTTGCGTTGCTGAACTTCGCGGCTGAGCCTTTCTCGCTGACCAAGGGCGTCATCCCCGCTGACGGCAACGGGCTGAACCCCCTGCTGCAGTATCCGGAGATGGTCATCCATCCGCCGATGCTGTACCTCGGTTACGTCGGCTTCTCAGTCCCCTTCGCCTTCGCTCTGGGCGCGCTGATGATGAAGTACCCCGGCGAAAAGTGGATCCGCATCACGCGCCGCTGGACGCTCGTCACCTGGCTCTTCCTCACCGTCGGCATTTCGCTGGGCATGCACTGGGCGTACGCCGTACTCGGTTGGGGCGGCTACTGGGGATGGGATCCGGTCGAGAACGCATCGTTCCTGCCGTGGCTTACAGCTACAGCATTTCTGCACTCCGTCATGATGCAGGAGAAGCGTGGCATGATGAAGAAGTGGAACGTCTGGCTCATCTTCCTGACGTTCATGCTGACCATCCTTGGAACGCTTCTGACACGCTCCGGCATCGTCAGCAGTGTTCACGCGTTCGCGCAGAGCAGTATCGGTGACTGGTTCACCACGTTCCTCTGCATCATCTTCGCCGTATGCCTCTTCACCTTCTTCCGGCAGAGTGGTCATCTGAAGTCTGAGCACAAGCTTGAGGCGATCGTCTCGCGCGAGAGTTCCTTCCTCTTCAATAATCTTGTTCTGCTCGTGGCCTGCTTCACCGTGCTCTTCGGCACGCTCTTCCCCGTGCTCAGCGAATATGTGCAGGGGTCGAAGGTCACGATGGGCGCGCCGTTCTTCAATCGAGTCGCGGTGCCCATCGGTTTATTCCTTTTGCTGTTGACGGGCGTTGGACCGCTGCTGGCGTGGCGTGCAACGTCGCTGCGATCCATCCGCCGCAACTTCATCCTGCCGTGCTCAGCCATCGTTGGTAGCGCGATCATCCTGATGCTCAGCGGCCTCCATCCGTGGAAGGCGTCCAGCGAAGACCTTGAAGGTCAACTCTATGCGCTGGTGTGCTTCTCCATCGGCGCGGGCGTTTTCATGGCGATCCTTGCGGAGTTCCTGCGCGGCGCGCATGTCGTCGCAACGCAGACCGGCAAGAACTTGGCTACCTCCGCGTGGACGCTAATGATGCGCAACAACCGGCGCTATGGCGGATACCTTGTTCACTTCGGCATCGTGGTCCTCTTCGCGGGTCTCGCGGGTGCGGCCTTTAACCAGTCGCAAGAGCTTGAGATGGGCTTTGGCGACTCGCTGACCATTGGTAACTATAAGATCGTCTGCCTTAGCTACACACAGGATTCCAACGCGAACTACGACACCGACTTTGCGCTGCTCGACGTCTACAAGGGCGGGAAGAAGCTGACGCAGATGACGCCGGAGAAGCGTTTCTACAATGCCAGCCAGACGAGCTCAACGATTGTCGCGATCCACTCTACCGTGCTGCGCGACCTGTACGTCATCTTCCTCGGTCGCAATCCCGAGACGAACCGCCCCATCATCAAGGTCTTCCTGAATCCGCTGGTTTCCTGGATCTGGGCCGGCGTCGCGATCGTCTTCGCGGGTACTGTCCTCGCGCTGCTACCGGGCATCCGACCCATGCTGAGCAACAAGGCCGCCACGATCATCCCCGAGCGCGAACTGCAGACTGTGAGCGGTGACTAATGCGGGCTCTCCTCAAAAATCGCGTTCTGCAGATGGTTCTGCTGTTCAGCGTTGCCCTCATCACCATCGGCGCCGGCGACACGACGAACAAGTTCTCCAGCATCGGCCACAGGATGGTTTGCGTCTGCAGCTGCGGGCAAATCCTTCTCGAGTGCAACCACGTTGGCTGTCCGGACAGCGACCGCATGATCGGTGAGCTGCGTAACCAGGTCGCCGGTGGCGGCACGGAAACCAGCATCTTCAACTGGTTCGTCGCGAAGTACGGTCCGACCGTATTGGCCGCGCCGATTCGCGGCGGTTTTGATAACGCCGCATGGATTATCCCAGTCGCCGTATTTCTTCTTGCGATCGTCGGCACCGCATTCCTTATCCGCCGCTGGAAGGGGCGTCACATGCTCGCGGTCCCCGGCGCACCCGCCATGCCTTTCGCGGGCAGCAACGATGTGCGCGATCGCATTCGCCGCGAGACGGAGTACTAGCTCATGAGCATCGCCGCATCCATCGTTCTCCTTGTCGGACTCTTCGCCTTCACCTTTTGGCCGGAGAAGAACCCGTTTACGCAGCGTGCCGCCTCACGGCTGGACTTCCTGCGCGAACGCCGCGATGCTGTCTTCGCCAATCTGCGCGATCTGAATTTCGAGTACAAGGCTGGCAAGTATCCCGAAGAGGACTACGCCACGCAGCGCGCCCTGCTGGAAGACGAAGCGACGACTATCGTCACGGAGATCGACGTCCTCGAGCGCGCCTAGGATCGCCATCGAGCTCCAGATCGATCCGCTCTGATACCCTGCGAAAGCAACCATAAATTCAAGAAGCGACACCACAAGGAGCACCATGCCCCTGCGCCGCCGCATCCTTTCCATCGCCGCTGTTGCGCTTGCGATGAGTACTTCTGTATCTGTCGTCGCCCAGGCCAA is a genomic window containing:
- a CDS encoding DUF6249 domain-containing protein; this translates as MSDLFSSPFVVPVAGCVMILGLGIAGIYSEIRNKELRSQERISMLNRGVPLADIERMMRSATEEEKKVRDPLRSLGNARRTAIVLISMGIGVGIFGLLLFAILQIRPTLIVPAAGVISLCIGLGFLVDYNMQKRELSRFGMEVD
- a CDS encoding RNA polymerase sigma factor; amino-acid sequence: MTDSNSFEAFVAEHQDMVFRMLVRLTGTREHVDDLAQDVFLRLYRALPSFRGEALLTTYLHRIVVNVAQDEWKRRKRDARESSLSDDISGWEDRLHHPSASAEVQLTTLELQQRVEDELSKLTAIERSVLVLYHQEERSYQQIAESLRLPIGTVRTHLHRGRNKLRSALARDAGTPSTKLAQTGGRS
- a CDS encoding serine/threonine-protein kinase; its protein translation is MKHRVIEHYELIRKLGTGGSGVVWLANDSELQRPVVLKLLQRGSLTLEQMRMTYLREARLASAIEHPNVCGIYEVGEAGDEAFIVMQYIPGKPLDRLIDNGPASLELVLSVGIQVADGLAAAHSLGIFHRDLKPANIILTDGGLAKILDFGLARRINMEEVEFDPTVNTERRIPADAKYTARGGTLAYMAPEQFVTGQSSVQSDIFAVGVVLYELLTGRHPFHRPDAPDFQSIRAIQFEEPPSIGELAPETPIELESTILHCLEKQPASRFSSAAELRESLRTILMAKQLDAVMSPGLNMPSRNHLEFQTPEQEKRSTGILSMLAERFRESGGNQQHNTIVVLPFLNMGPADAAPLYGYALADAISARLARMQSIVVRPSSTLMNLNARQLDPLSIGQKLRVEYVVAGSFLRSDQGFDLNWQMLDVPAQSVRAGGSINVNSFDLVAVQNEISTEIFGALRGTATVRIASRTKELEQEEDSRPLEQELSEEYLQARALLNSFMFRRGSADDLDRAKELFGRVSQRDPSYAPAWTGLGVTHLQYVRHGLGGQMHLIETRRALDRALAIDPGSVEANLYRVYMLLSRGEKESARHGIAHLLQTAGNDWNVRRIAGMTLRSDGQYEAALAEFQVALRLNPSDAAAIYNDRARVFQYQGQLELAEDEVSKGLTLEPGHTRLRITRGYQFMRVGQLERAIAALEEVIAEDKTMRIVYPTIAMCYVQLGDRAKGSTFIVDETLAAAEADSEMAYRLATYFAVDGEAVEALHWLRRAVYLGNENYPWFSKNPAWSRLQGNADFELILTDLKKTFKRNSKNWKRLLGQVQH
- a CDS encoding sodium:solute symporter family protein yields the protein MAVYLVFVLGIGVALKRYMRTSNDFFLAGRSIPAWVCGLAFLSANLGAQEVIGMGASGAKYGLATSHFYWIGAVPAMVFVGIFMMPFYYGSKARSVPEYLRMRFDEKTRALNAVSFGIMTLFSSGISMYAMALLIQALGIFHGIVPDQYVFHVSVLISAVIVLAYIFLGGLTSAIYNEVLQFFLIVAGFLPLVYLGLRNIGGWHGLQTRLPETYMHSWRGMSHANTNPLGVEWFGLTMGLGFVLSFGYWCTDFLVVQRAMAADSEESARKVPLIAAIPKMVFPFLVILPGLIAVATPTVISHVNGTTINSSQGMIPVKMDPRTGTLQTDSKGQPVYNYDLAIPTLLLHYYPTGILGLGLTALLASFMSGMAGNVTAFNAVWTYDIYQSYLNKNATDAHYLKMGRWATVGGVILSVGAAYLVTGFNNIMDTLQLVFSLVNAPLFATFLLGMFWKRTTGHAAFAGLISGTTAALLHHGLTLPVGDAPGIHGGWIAHVHSYPSDMAQNFWTAIFAFSVNLLVTILVSLLTKARLEEELVGLVYSLTPKPVEHHLPWYSRPMTLGIGVLAILLLLNLVFA
- a CDS encoding response regulator; the protein is MQRTVLLIDDNAIQAATRQTILKRAGYFVIPALNAERALQQFRENDFPSEINMVITDHIMPNMSGAEFVRELRTFRPELPVMVISGLEDAEEEYQGMNVLFRLKPLLPDNLLASVDRLIRPDAA
- a CDS encoding heme lyase CcmF/NrfE family subunit, with the translated sequence MSHPMPQFGSFALLLALCLSAYTFFAGSLALFAMQRGLQLRVSAERLAETARRAGLGSFIAVLCAAIALTWAAFTNDFSVEYIREHSNIALHPAYKFSALWSGQEGSLLLWSFLTAGYAFVLRLRHRTDVRLFAYASVILAAIQIFFLALLNFAAEPFSLTKGVIPADGNGLNPLLQYPEMVIHPPMLYLGYVGFSVPFAFALGALMMKYPGEKWIRITRRWTLVTWLFLTVGISLGMHWAYAVLGWGGYWGWDPVENASFLPWLTATAFLHSVMMQEKRGMMKKWNVWLIFLTFMLTILGTLLTRSGIVSSVHAFAQSSIGDWFTTFLCIIFAVCLFTFFRQSGHLKSEHKLEAIVSRESSFLFNNLVLLVACFTVLFGTLFPVLSEYVQGSKVTMGAPFFNRVAVPIGLFLLLLTGVGPLLAWRATSLRSIRRNFILPCSAIVGSAIILMLSGLHPWKASSEDLEGQLYALVCFSIGAGVFMAILAEFLRGAHVVATQTGKNLATSAWTLMMRNNRRYGGYLVHFGIVVLFAGLAGAAFNQSQELEMGFGDSLTIGNYKIVCLSYTQDSNANYDTDFALLDVYKGGKKLTQMTPEKRFYNASQTSSTIVAIHSTVLRDLYVIFLGRNPETNRPIIKVFLNPLVSWIWAGVAIVFAGTVLALLPGIRPMLSNKAATIIPERELQTVSGD
- a CDS encoding cytochrome c-type biogenesis protein CcmH codes for the protein MRALLKNRVLQMVLLFSVALITIGAGDTTNKFSSIGHRMVCVCSCGQILLECNHVGCPDSDRMIGELRNQVAGGGTETSIFNWFVAKYGPTVLAAPIRGGFDNAAWIIPVAVFLLAIVGTAFLIRRWKGRHMLAVPGAPAMPFAGSNDVRDRIRRETEY